The genomic region GCCCCGGGGTGCTCGACCGGCTCGGCTGCGGCTGGGAGGCGCTCCGGGCCGCCTCGCCCGCCGCCATCCTCTGCTCGATCACCGGCTACGGGCAGACCGGGCCCTACCGCGACCTCGCCGGCCACGACCTCGACTACTGCGCCCTCGCCGGCGTGCTGGCGCGGAACGGCCCGCCCGAGGCGCCGCTCCCGCTGGGCGTGCCGGTCGCCGACCTGGCCGGCGGGGCCTGGCCGGCGGTGGCGGGGATCCTGGCGGCGCTCCACCGGCGCCAGGCGAGCGGGGTGGGCGCGCGGGTGGACGTCTCGATGACCGAGGGCGCGCTCTCGCTCCTCGCGCTCGCGCACGGCGGCGCCGCCGCGGGCGAGCCGCTCGGGCGCGGGGAGGGCGGGCTCGACGGGCGGCGCGCCTGCTACGGCGTGTACCGCGCCGCCGACGGCCGGTTCGTGGCGCTCGCCGCGCTCGAGCCGCGCTTCTTCCGCCGCTTCTGCGAGGCGGTGGGGAGGCCCGAGCTCGCGGCGCGCCAGCTCGACGGCGACGGGCCGCGGGCCGAGCTCGAGGCGGTCTTCGCGGCGCGCACCCGCGACGAGTGGGCCGCCTTCGGGAGGGAGCACGACGTCTGCCTCGCGCCGGTGCTCGAGCCGGCCGAGTCGCGCGAGGATCCGCAGCTGCGCGCCCGCGGCGCCTTCCTCGAGGTGCCCACGCCGCGGGAGGGCAGGGCGATGCCCGGCGTCGCCACCCCGGTCCGGCTCGACGGGGCGACCGCCCCGCTCAGGCCGGCGCCGCGGCTGGGCGAGCACGGCGACGAGGTGCTCCGGGAGGCCGGCTTCGACCCGGAGGAGGTGGCCTCCCTGCGCGCCGCGGGAGCGCTCGCCCCGTCCAGCGCTTGACAGGGACGGGCGGCCCCCACAGTATCCGCCGGTCGTGCGCCACGTCCTCGCCATCGCCCTCGCCGTGCTGGTCGCCCTCTCGGCGGCCGCGCCGCACGCGCACGCGGGCGCCTTCGGGGACCACGCCTGCGCCGCCTGTCTCGCCGCGAGCGGCGAGACCGCGGAGAGCGCCACGCCCGACGTGGCCCCGCGCGCGCTGCCGCCGGAGCCGGTTCCGCAGGAGCCCTGGCACGCGCCGCTGACGGGGGCGCCCCTCGGGGCGGTGCCCGGGCAGTCGCCGCCGGTCGCCTGATCCGACCCGCTCCCTCCCGCATCGGATCCCGCTCTCTCGGCGCGTCGCTCGCGCTGGAGGTGCAGCACATGAGAAGCCTCACGCTCGCGGCCCTGGCCGCGGTCGCGCTCGTCGTGGACGGGCGCGCCGTGGCTCAGGACGCCGCGCCCGCCGGCGCGCAGCCGGCGGAGCCGTCGCAGCAAGCACCGCAGTCCCCGCAGTCCCCGGAAGAGAGGCAGCGCCTCGAGGAGCAGATCGCGAAGGAGCTGGGCGCGAGCCCCGGGGCGACGCCCACCCCGCCGGCCCCGCCCGACCTCTCCGCGCCGCCGCCGTCCCCGTCCACCGCGCAGGGGCAGCAGGGCGGGAACCCCTTCGCGCGGCTCCTGCTCCTCCCCGACATCTCCGCCATCGGCGACTTCGCGGCGGCCTACGACAGCCGCGACGCCGCGGTGGAGTCGCCCCGCAGCGGCCCGGTGTCGCAGCCGCACCAGCTCCGGCCGCTCTTCCAGGAGCTCGAG from Anaeromyxobacter paludicola harbors:
- a CDS encoding CaiB/BaiF CoA transferase family protein, with the protein product MTRLLPGPFATLVLADLGADVVKLEDPDGGDYLRALPPLAGAESGYFHALNRNKRSLALDLGAPGGAAAFLKLARTFDVVVESFRPGVLDRLGCGWEALRAASPAAILCSITGYGQTGPYRDLAGHDLDYCALAGVLARNGPPEAPLPLGVPVADLAGGAWPAVAGILAALHRRQASGVGARVDVSMTEGALSLLALAHGGAAAGEPLGRGEGGLDGRRACYGVYRAADGRFVALAALEPRFFRRFCEAVGRPELAARQLDGDGPRAELEAVFAARTRDEWAAFGREHDVCLAPVLEPAESREDPQLRARGAFLEVPTPREGRAMPGVATPVRLDGATAPLRPAPRLGEHGDEVLREAGFDPEEVASLRAAGALAPSSA